In the Burkholderia glumae LMG 2196 = ATCC 33617 genome, one interval contains:
- a CDS encoding IS3-like element ISBugl1 family transposase (programmed frameshift), whose protein sequence is MDVLTGPERRRRWTAEQKLAMVRESFEPGKSVSMVARQHGVNPNQLFHWRKLYQDGSLSAVKAGEEVVPASELADALKQIRELQRMLGKKTMENEILREAVEYGRGKKMDSALAIVAGGQPVKLVCEVLGVSRSNVSARRSREATWRDGRQPRSTHDAPVVEAIERVISDLPSYGYRRVWGTLRRERIAAGQAPLNAKRIYRVMRTHGLLMQRRAAPVRPQRRHDGKVAVERSNQRWCSDGFEFRCDNGEPLRVTFALDCCDREAMSWAATTAGHSGDIVRDVMLAAVESRFGDVLHTESEIEWLSDNGSGYTAEETRQFAALLGLKPLTTPVCSPQSNGMAESFVKTMKRDYVAIMPKPDAATAARNLAIAFEHYNEKHPHSALKYRSPREFRRSTDSAT, encoded by the exons AATCGGTTTCGATGGTAGCGCGCCAGCACGGCGTGAATCCGAACCAGCTCTTTCACTGGCGCAAGCTGTACCAGGATGGAAGCCTGTCGGCGGTCAAGGCTGGCGAGGAAGTGGTTCCGGCCTCGGAGTTGGCCGACGCGCTCAAACAGATTCGCGAGCTGCAGCGCATGCTCGGCAAGAAGACGATGGAGAACGAGATTCTTCGCGAGGCTGTCGAATACGGCCGGG GCAAAAAAATGGATAGCGCACTCGCCATCGTTGCCGGAGGACAGCCAGTGAAACTGGTCTGCGAAGTCCTCGGCGTGTCGCGCTCGAACGTATCGGCACGCAGGTCGCGCGAGGCGACTTGGCGCGACGGGCGGCAGCCCAGATCGACCCACGATGCACCGGTGGTCGAGGCTATTGAGCGGGTTATCAGCGACTTGCCCAGCTACGGATATCGACGCGTATGGGGGACGTTGCGCCGCGAGCGTATCGCGGCGGGACAGGCACCGCTGAACGCCAAGCGCATTTACCGCGTAATGCGCACGCATGGCCTGCTGATGCAACGCAGAGCGGCACCGGTTCGGCCGCAGCGCCGTCACGATGGCAAGGTTGCGGTGGAGCGCAGCAATCAGCGCTGGTGTTCCGACGGCTTCGAGTTTCGCTGCGACAACGGCGAGCCGTTGCGCGTGACGTTCGCGCTCGACTGCTGCGACCGCGAAGCGATGAGCTGGGCGGCCACGACGGCCGGCCATAGCGGCGACATCGTGCGCGACGTGATGCTGGCTGCGGTGGAAAGCCGATTTGGGGATGTGCTGCATACCGAGTCCGAAATCGAGTGGCTGAGCGACAACGGCTCGGGCTATACGGCCGAGGAGACGCGTCAGTTTGCGGCGCTGCTCGGCCTGAAGCCGTTGACCACGCCGGTGTGCAGCCCGCAGAGCAACGGCATGGCGGAAAGCTTCGTGAAGACCATGAAGCGCGATTACGTCGCTATCATGCCGAAGCCGGACGCAGCGACCGCGGCCAGGAATCTGGCCATCGCATTCGAGCACTACAACGAAAAGCATCCCCATAGCGCGTTGAAGTACCGCTCGCCTCGCGAGTTTCGACGTTCGACGGATTCAGCAACCTAA